A DNA window from Helianthus annuus cultivar XRQ/B chromosome 15, HanXRQr2.0-SUNRISE, whole genome shotgun sequence contains the following coding sequences:
- the LOC110911805 gene encoding pentatricopeptide repeat-containing protein At5g04780, mitochondrial encodes MSLRRLFSHNFHLQPQFKLNKPIIFTKSIQALAIITENSSTTTKLNLTHDVEWTPGSISYSKLLSQCCKTQSLNPGLQIHTHLIKLGLNHDPKCRNHLINLYSKCRVFVGARQLLDESPEPDLVSWSALISGYVLNGFGEEAISGFREMHALGIRCNEFTFPSVLKACSMKKDIVGGKQIHGVVVVTGFESDVFVANTLVVVYAKCGEFLDSRRLFDQIPERNIVSWNALFSCYTQGDFFEKAIELFRDMVGSGLRPDEFSLSTIINACTGLRDINEGRKIHGYLMKHGYSSDPFSCNALVDMYSKVGDFEDAKTVFDQIKNPDIVSWNAVIAGCVLHEYNDTALELSLNMRRSGTKLNMFTFSSILKACSGLGLQDLGQQFHAVLIKSNIELDPFLCCGLIDIYSKCGQMEDATRVYNMMPEKELIAFNALLCGHSHNDNDIEALALFVEEYGDGIGFNETTLLAILNAAASLQVVNVTEQIHGLSLRTGFQSDPFVINSLIDSYAKGGSVEKARKVFDESPIADLATFTSLISAYAYSGQGEEAIKLYLKMQDLELKPDSFICSSLLNTSASLSAYEQGKQIHVHTLKFGLLSDTFTANSLVNMYARCGSIDDATRAFSEVPEKGIVSWSAMIGGFAQHGHGKEALSLFDDMLKDGIAPNNVTLVSVLCACNHAGLVTQAKQYFESMEDVFGIKPTQEHYACMIDILGRAGKLHEAMDLVNKMPFEANASVWGALLGAAKTHKNVDLGQIAAQKLMLLDPEKSGTHVLLANIYASAGLWENVADIRRLMKDSKVKKEPGMSWLEVKDRVYTFIVGDRSHSRTKQIYEKLDELMELVGKEGYVPVLEIDLHNVKTSEKELLLSYHSEKLAVAFALIATPTRAPIRVKKNLRVCVDCHTFLKFVSKVVAREIIVRDINRFHHFRDGLCSCGDYW; translated from the coding sequence ATGTCTCTTCGGCGATTATTTTCCCACAATTTTCACCTTCAACCACAATTCAAACTCAATAAACCCATAATTTTCACTAAATCCATCCAAGCTCTTGCAATAATCACCGAAAATTCATCAACCACAACTAAATTAAACTTAACCCACGATGTCGAATGGACACCCGGCTCGATTTCGTACTCGAAACTCCTCTCTCAATGCTGCAAAACTCAGTCTTTGAACCCCGGGTTACAGATTCACACCCATTTGATCAAATTAGGATTGAATCATGATCCAAAATGTAGAAACCATTTGATCAATTTGTACTCAAAATGCCGGGTTTTTGTCGGTGCACGCCAGCTGCTCGACGAAAGTCCTGAACCAGATTTGGTTAGTTGGTCCGCGTTGATATCGGGTTATGTGTTGAACGGGTTTGGGGAAGAGGCTATTTCGGGTTTTAGGGAGATGCACGCGTTGGGAATTAGGTGTAACGAGTTTACTTTCCCGAGTGTGCTCAAGGCGTGTTCGATGAAGAAGGATATTGTTGGGGGAAAGCAGATACATGGGGTTGTGGTGGTGACGGGTTTTGAGTCGGATGTTTTCGTTGCGAATACGTTGGTGGTTGTGTACGCGAAATGTGGCGAGTTTTTGGATTCGCGGAGGCTTTTTGATCAGATTCCGGAGAGGAATATTGTTTCTTGGAACGCTTTGTTTTCTTGTTACACGCAGGGTGATTTTTTCGAAAAAGCGATTGAATTGTTTCGAGATATGGTTGGTAGTGGGTTAAGGCCGGATGAGTTTAGTTTATCGACTATAATTAACGCTTGCACGGGTTTACGCGATATAAACGAAGGAAGAAAAATTCACGGGTATTTGATGAAACACGGGTACAGTTCCGACCCCTTTTCGTGTAACGCGCTTGTGGATATGTACTCTAAAGTCGGAGATTTCGAAGACGCTAAAACCGTCTTTGACCAGATCAAAAACCCCGATATCGTTTCTTGGAATGCGGTTATTGCCGGATGTGTTCTTCATGAATACAATGATACGGCTTTGGAGTTATCGCTAAATATGAGACGGTCCGGAACAAAACTGAATATGTTTACGTTTTCTAGCATTCTTAAAGCTTGCTCCGGGTTAGGTCTTCAAGATTTAGGTCAACAGTTTCACGCCGTTTTGATAAAGTCCAACATCGAATTGGATCCATTTTTGTGTTGTGGGCTTATAGACATATATTCTAAATGCGGTCAGATGGAAGACGCTACACGGGTATATAACATGATGCCAGAAAAAGAATTGATTGCGTTTAACGCGCTGTTATGTGGACACTCGCATAACGACAATGATATCGAAGCTTTAGCACTTTTTGTAGAGGAATATGGAGACGGTATAGGATTTAACGAGACTACGTTACTTGCAATCCTTAATGCCGCAGCTAGTTTGCAAGTTGTTAATGTAACCGAACAGATTCATGGACTTTCGTTAAGAACAGGGTTCCAATCGGACCCGTTTGTGATAAACAGTCTCATTGACTCTTATGCAAAAGGCGGTAGTGTGGAAAAAGCAAGAAAGGTGTTCGATGAATCGCCTATTGCTGACTTGGCGACTTTTACGTCGTTAATATCCGCGTATGCTTATTCGGGACAAGGTGAAGAAGCGATAAAGCTCTACTTAAAAATGCAAGATTTGGAGCTTAAACCAGATTCGTTTATTTGTAGTTCGCTTCTAAATACGTCAGCTAGTCTATCGGCTTATGAACAAGGTAAACAAATCCATGTTCATACGCTGAAATTTGGACTTTTATCGGACACGTTTACTGCGAACTCGTTAGTCAACATGTATGCTAGATGTGGAAGTATAGACGATGCGACTCGCGCGTTCTCCGAGGTACCCGAAAAGGGTATAGTGTCGTGGTCGGCGATGATCGGAGGATTTGCTCAACACGGGCATGGAAAAGAAGCGCTTTCGTTATTTGACGACATGTTAAAAGACGGTATTGCCCCTAATAACGTCACCCTAGTAAGCGTCCTATGTGCATGTAACCATGCTGGGCTAGTGACTCAAGCAAAACAATACTTCGAATCAATGGAGGATGTGTTTGGAATTAAACCGACCCAAGAGCATTACGCCTGCATGATCGATATTCTCGGTCGTGCGGGGAAGTTACATGAAGCGATGGATCTTGTAAATAAGATGCCGTTTGAGGCTAATGCTTCTGTTTGGGGGGCGCTTCTCGGTGCTGCGAAAACGCATAAAAACGTTGACCTTGGTCAAATCGCGGCCCAGAAACTCATGCTTCTTGATCCTGAGAAATCAGGAACACACGTACTTCTAGCGAATATTTACGCGTCAGCCGGTTTATGGGAAAACGTTGCGGATATACGGAGACTGATGAAAGATAGTAAGGTCAAAAAGGAGCCCGGAATGAGTTGGCTCGAAGTCAAAGATCGGGTATACACGTTCATCGTAGGAGATAGAAGCCATTCGAGGACGAAACAAATCTATGAAAAACTTGACGAATTGATGGAGTTAGTTGGTAAAGAAGGGTATGTACCGGTTTTAGAAATCGATCTACACAATGTTAAAACAAGTGAAAAGGAGCTTCTTTTATCGTACCATAGTGAGAAACTAGCTGTTGCGTTCGCGCTCATAGCAACCCCTACACGAGCTCCGATCCGGGTCAAAAAGAACCTTAGAGTTTGCGTAGATTGTCACACATTTCTTAAATTTGTCAGTAAAGTTGTCGCAAGAGAGATAATTGTCCGAGACATCAACCGGTTCCACCATTTCAGAGACGGCTTGTGTTCTTGTGGCGATTATTGGTAA
- the LOC110911806 gene encoding MACPF domain-containing protein NSL1 gives MSIYKTNFFDPQSAAEKAVSVIGYGYDLTCDIRLTGCKPGPSGSTLIELGGTLSKDLVVPGGVVVPDVSPAIKCDKGDRTRFHSDVLSFNQMSEQFNQELSLSGKIPSGLFNSMFGYKGCWQKDAPMTKNLAFDGWFITLYNIELAKTQIALSEKVKQEVPSSWDPTALAEFIDKYGTHIVVGVKMGGKDVIYLKQLQSSNLEPTEVQNLLKQLADDEFSKHESEASVSGFDKSLKEKDERSVAWDLPPILANSLRPSVVSRSKKDDLLSIHVRRGGIDKGQSHKSWLSTVSQAPNVISMSFIPIVALLSGVRGSGFLSHAINLYLRYKPPIEELEQFLEFQLPRQWAPAYGDLPLAPRRKKTPSPSLQFTFLGPRLYVNTTKVDSENRPVTGVRLYLEGRKSDRLAIHLQHLSSIPKLLELTDDFTYKPSDEPIGKGYLEPVKWSIFSQVCTLPVEYTETRIDDSAFIVTKAWFEVKGLGLKKTLFLRLGYSMVASAKIRRSEWDGPSMHSRKSGLMSTLMSTPFSMGLTAPEPKPVKVELNSAIYPDGPPLRTPKMSSFVDTREMVRGPEDPPGYWVVSGAKLCVEGGRIRVKVKYSLLTIMSEDSMFM, from the exons ATGTCGATTTATAAGACGAATTTCTTTGATCCTCAATCGGCAGCTGAGAAGGCGGTGTCGGTAATCGGGTACGGGTATGATCTCACTTGCGATATCCGGCTAACCGGGTGTAAACCCGGACCGTCCGGGTCAACACTGATTGAACTCGGTGGAACCCTAAGTAAGGATCTGGTGGTTCCTGGTGGTGTTGTTGTTCCCGATGTTTCTCCGGCGATTAAGTGCGATAAAGGTGATCGGACCCGGTTTCATTCAGATGTTCTTTCCTTCAATCAA ATGTCAGAGCAATTCAACCAGGAACTATCATTATCCGGTAAGATACCATCCGGGCTCTTCAATTCGATGTTTGGTTACAAAGGATGTTGGCAAAAGGACGCACCGATGACAAAAAATCTagcatttgatggttggtttattACATTATACAACATCGAGTTAGCGAAAACACAGATCGCGTTATCCGAGAAGGTGAAGCAAGAAGTGCCGTCTTCATGGGATCCTACGGCTCTCGCTGA GTTTATCGATAAATACGGTACTCATATAGTTGTCGGGGTAAAGATGGGGGGTAAAGATGTAATTTACCTAAAGCAGCTACAAAGTTCAAATCTTGAGCCAACAGAAGTGCAGAATTTGTTAAAGCAATTAGCCGATGATGAATTTTCTAAGCATGAATCTGAAGCTTCTGTTTCGGGATTTGATAAATCATTAAAGGAAAAG GATGAACGGTCCGTAGCTTGGGATCTCCCTCCTATACTCGCGAATTCTCTAAGACCGTCTGTCGTGTCACGATCTAAGAAGGAT GATCTATTGAGCATTCATGTTCGCCGAGGAGGTATTGATAAAGGTCAAAGCCACAAAAGTTGGCTTTCGACTGTTTCGCAAGCACCAAACGTCATTTCTATGTCCTTTATTCCAATCGTTGCACTTTTAAGCGGTGTTCGTGGTAGTGGATTTTTAAGCCACGCCATCAATTTGTACCTTAGAT ACAAACCACCAATCGAGGAGCTTGAACAATTTTTAGAGTTCCAATTGCCACGACAATGGGCCCCGGCATACGGTGATCTTCCGCTCGCTCCTAGACGCAAGAAAACCCCATCTCCTTCGCTTCAGTTCACTTTCTTGGGTCCTCGCCTCTATGTCAACACCACCAAG GTCGATTCTGAGAACAGGCCAGTGACTGGGGTACGGTTATACTTAGAAGGACGGAAGAGTGATCGGCTAGCCATCCATCTGCAACACCTATCTTCGATTCCTAAACTGCTTGAACTCACTGACGATTTCACCTATAAACCTAGCGACGAGCCGATCGGAAAAGGCTATCTAGAACCCGTCAAATGGAGCATATTCTCCCAGGTCTGCACTCTCCCGGTCGAGTACACTGAGACCCGCATTGACGACTCCGCTTTCATCGTCACCAAAGCTTGGTTCGAAGTCAAAGGTCTGGGCTTAAAAAAGACTCTCTTTCTTCGGTTAGGATACTCGATGGTTGCGTCTGCAAAGATCCGACGGTCAGAATGGGACGGGCCATCCATGCACTCGCGGAAGTCGGGACTTATGTCAACGTTAATGAGCACACCGTTTAGTATGGGGCTTACTGCACCTGAACCGAAGCCCGTAAAGGTGGAATTGAATTCGGCTATATATCCTGATGGCCCGCCTTTACGAACACCGAAAATGTCGTCGTTTGTTGATACTCGGGAAATGGTGAGGGGCCCGGAAGACCCGCCGGGGTACTGGGTGGTCAGCGGAGCGAAGTTATGTGTGGAGGGTGGTAGAATTAGAGTGAAAGTTAAGTATTCTCTGTTGACAATAATGTCTGAGGATTCTATGTTTATGTGA
- the LOC110913826 gene encoding uncharacterized protein LOC110913826 produces MGVIEPVDFRWNAWVPPKVNVLAWRALLDKIASKLGLLLWGVPLSDTLCPRCGIHDEDPAHIFVKCLWAKSIWWSICTWLRVSFPTNVHCLSDLAGFFSSQPGDAKWKKMVYSIFLATVWRIWIARNMKAFEDIFVPVSKSVDLIKEDAFIWIFNRSKLKTPSWGKWLDFDIADML; encoded by the coding sequence ATGGGAGTTATTGAACCAGTGGATTTTCGGTGGAACGCATGGGTGCCTCCGAAGGTTAATGTTCTGGCCTGGAGGGCCTTGCTCGACAAGATTGCTTCGAAATTGGGCCTGCTTCTTTGGGGTGTACCCTTATCCGATACTTTGTGTCCTAGATGCGGGATACACGATGAGGACCCAGCCCatatttttgttaaatgtttgtGGGCCAAGAGCATCTGGTGGAGCATATGCACTTGGTTGCGTGTGAGTTTCCCAACTAACGTCCACTGCCTTTCTGACCTTGCGGGTTTCTTTTCAAGTCAACCGGGAGATGCAAAATGGAAGAAGATGGTCTACTCCATTTTTCTTGCAACTGTTTGGAGGATCTGGATCGCTAGAAACATGAAAGCTTTTGAAGATATTTTTGTTCCGGTCTCTAAATCGGTGGACCTGATCAAGGAAGATGCCTTTATCTGGATTTTTAACCGTTCGAAGCTCAAGACGCCGTCGTGGGGAAAGTGGTTAGATTTTGACATTGCCGATATGTTGTAA